Below is a window of Cytobacillus firmus DNA.
AAATAGAACGGTTAAGGCCGCTGTTAACATACTAATGATTAACACACCTTCATATATGCTGACAGGTCCATTATTGCTGGCATCAAAGGCTGCTCCATCCAAGAACAATATACAACCGCCAACAATAATGATTAGAAAAGTGAAGATATAAACAAAATAATCACGTATAAAACCTGTCATATAACTCTTTGTTAGAGAAAGGGACATGTCTTCCATTTTGCCGAGCCCTTGATTATAGAAGTTATTGAAGGTCATGCTATACGGATAGGTCGAATAAATGCCAATCCACTTTTTTAGATATAGATATAGAAGTGCTCCTGCTGCGACGACCCCCATGGTCATAAATAATTCAGTATTCCAGCCATGCCAGGCACTGATCTTGATCTCAATTTCCCCAGGCTGAGAATAGGCAGGCAAAACGGCTCCCATTGCAGGCTTAAGAATGTATTTAGAAAGTACATTAGGGAAAAAGAAAATAATAATAACCAGGGAAGATAAAATAACCGGAGGCACTAACATTCCAACTGGTGCTTCGTGAGCTGCTTTTTCCAGCTTTTTCGGCTTGTATTTCCCGGTAAAGGTCTTGAAAATCAGGATCATACAATAGATAAAAGTAAACACACTTGCTGCCCAGGCGATAACAGGGAAAATTACCCCTAAGGATTCCATGCTGAATATAGACATATCAGAAGCATTCAACACAGCGGTAAAGAACATTTCTTTACTTAGAAATCCATTAAATGGAGGAAGGCCAGCCATTGAAAAGCCGCCAATTATAGCCAGGGTAAAAGAAATTGGCATGAGGTGCATCAAACCGCCAAGTCTTCTAATATCCCTTGTTCCGGTTTCATGGTCAATGATCCCCACAACCATAAACAAACTTCCCTTAAACGTAGAGTGATTGATTAAATGAAAGATTGCAGCGAGGACGGCTACTGCGTACATTGAAGCTTCATCACCTGTACCGTAATACAGGGAAGCTGACCCCATGCCAAGCAGACTCATAATCAGCCCGAGCTGGCTGATGGTTGAGTAGGCTAATAAAGCCTTTAAGTCTGTTTGTTTTACCGCGTTAAGAGAACCATACAGTAATGTTACAAGCCCGGCACTGGTTACGAGCCAAAACCACTCTGCAGAACCTCCAAAAATCGGCGTCATACGCGCTACTAGGTATATTCCCGCTTTTACCATTGTCGCTGAGTGCAGGTAAGCACTAATTGGCGTTGGAGCTTCCATTGCATCTGGAAGCCAAATGCTGAATGGGAATTGTGCGGATTTTGTGAACGCCCCAAGAAGAAGGAGAATCATTGCAGGCAAAAATAAGGAATGATCATATATTGAGTCAGTTTGGTGGATTATTTCACGAATGCTATATGTTTCTGTCATCATTGACAGCATGATAAATCCGGCAAGCATGGCAAGTCCGCCAAAAATCGTAATATTCATTGATTTCTGTGCCCCATACCGCGATTTTTCCCTTTGATACCAATAAGCAATTAATAAGAAAGATGAGATGCTTGTCAATTCCCAATAAACATATAAAACAAGAATGTTATCAGAGAAAACCAAGCCAAGCATGGCTCCCATAAATAACAGCAAATAAACATAAAAATTATGCAGTGATTCTTTCAGCTTTGACATGTAATAAATGGAATACAGAACAACCAATGAGCCGATTCCTGTAATAACCAAGCCAAAAACTAAGCTTAATCCATCAATATATGTTGTGTAATTTATTCCATAAGATGGTATCCAGGGCACAGAAATAAAAATCGTTTCACCCTTTGAAATAACTGGAATATACCTTAGTAAATACAGAAAGATAACTGAAGGCACACTAAGCACAAACCAGCCCGTATGTATACGTGGTGTAAACACTCTATAAATCAACGGAACAATTATTGCAAATAAAAATGGAATTAAAACCATTATGTGCAGCCAAGACAAATTGGTCCCCTCCCTTTCTTATGAATTCCAGGTCACTCTGCTGCTTTAGAATTTCAGGGTATTTTAATTGGTCTCTTAGAGTATGCTCCCATATTCATAAAACCATTACCTCAGAGATTGATTAAATTTCTTGAATGACATTGACTGTTCAAGTTGCATAAGCTATAGTCATACATAGTTTAATTTATGAACACTACTATTTTTCACATCTATTCGAGGTGAGTTTACAGTGAAGAAACTAAAAGGACGAATGGACGAAAGCATTCTTGTTTGCGTTTATTACGGCCCAAATGGTGAAAAGTTAATTCGCCGCGGATGCCAAATAGCAAGTATGCTAGATTGTCCTTTATATATTTTGACCATTGATCCAAAACCTTTTGATGAAATGGATGCGGAGAAATCCCATTACATCACGAGATGGAAACAATTAGCCGAACACTTTAGTGCTGATGCTTTCATTTTGAAGGATAATGATAAGCGGCCAGTATCCAAAGTAATCACCGAAGTGGCAAGGGAAAAAGGAATTACACAAATAATTCTTGGCCAAACAGCTCAAAGCCGCTGGGAACAAATTGCCAAAGGGTCCATCATCAATACACTTCTTCGTGAAATTCCATTTGTGGATCTTCATATCATTTCTGTGTCCCGCTACCTGAAAGATCAGGAGGGCCAATTTGAAAAAGGCGTCCGAGCATACCTCGTTAAGGATGGCAGCAACTATCGTGTGACATTTAAACATACGAAGGATGCTGAATATGAAGGAATCTTCTTTAAAGATCAGGGTACTGACTTTAATAATGGGGTTTTTAAATTTATGAAAGACCAGAAGACACTACAAGTCATCGTGACAGAAGACATAATATCTGACTTAACTAATGTTGATTTAGATGATTCCTTGAATGATGATGATGAATAATGAATAATTCCTCCTCTGCTGAAATGCGGAGGAGTTTTTTTATGCTTTCAATAAGACTAAAGATTAACATCCACCTTAATTAATTGCTTTTGGCCTCTCTCAATTCCTAAATAACGCAATGTTTCAGCTGATGAATGGTGATTATATATGGACATAATGATCGATATGGCAATCCCTTTTCTGTAAGCATGATAACCAAAGGTTTTACGGAGTGTGTGTGTACCGATTTTTCCCTCTATTCCCGCTTCCTTTGCAGCACTATTTATGATCCGGTAAGCCTGCTGGCGAGTTATTGGCTGATTATTCTTCTTGGATTTAAAAAGAAAATCGCACTCAGTAAAATCATGCTGGGAAAAATATTTTTTTAATTCTTTTTTCACACTGTTATTTAAATAATACGCTTTCTGTTCATTGCTATTTTTAGATTCGGCACAATTGTTTAAATCATCAATATATATAAATTCCTTTATTTCTTTCCCATCTGAAACATCGCTGATTCTCAAAGAAAGCAGGTCACTGACTCTAATGCCTGTATTTATTCCCAATACAAATAGCAATAAGTCCCGCTGTGATTGTCTCTTTAAAATCTCTTTAATTTTATAAATACTTTTGATGTCCTTGATAGGATCAACATATTCCACTAGATTCCCTCCTGCATCTAATGTTACTTAATTATATGCTATCAGAAACTAAGTAACATTACAAACAATTCATTTGTATTTTTGTCCACAACAGAAACATGCAAGAGAAGTACATTCCCTTGCATGTTTCACCGCTTTTTCAATTCGCCTGCTTTTCACCGGCAGAATAGCTTTTAAAGGTTTCCAGAACTTTCACATATCGATCTTTTGAAACAATAGGTATTCCTTTTTTTAATTCTTCACATTTTGCACTTTCTAATTTTCCTAAGTCGATTTGAAAGAATGACTGAATAATATTCGTATTTTGCGGCTTTCCATTGAAGATGGTAAGTGTTCCGTCCTCCGTTACACCGAAATACCCATTTGCTTTTAATAACGGTGAAATATCATCCACTTTCCTGCGGAATACCATATAATCTATATCCATATCAACAAGCTGCCATTGATCATATTTAGCCCAGAAATCTTCAAGAGTCCATATGGTTTCCTCTATTGTTTCCTGGCTCACTTCCCCATCCAGATACTCCCTTTCCAAAATGACCTCCATCTTAAGCGGACCTTCAATTCGTTCCTCTGCTGCCTTAGCATATATAGATGTGCTGTTAGATAGAAAATTGAATGCATCCGGATGGAAGAAGAGATAAAAGGAAGCAGCTCCTGCTATTAGCAAGCACCATATGGTTCTCATGATCGATCACCTCGATTAAATAGTAACTTCTTCACTATCTGCCTGAGCCTGTTTTTCCCAGATCTTTATGATTAGTGTGGCCAAAATTTTCATGTTTATCCTGAAATAATTTTATATGTGGAAAGGGGCAAAGCATAGCTGCTTTCCCCCTTGCTAATTCGTTATTTTTCCCTGCGGAATAAGTTTTTCAAATCCCAATCAATTTGCTCTCTTGGGCCTCCATCACGAAGGTTGTTATCAATGTTTCTTAAACGGCTGAATGTTCCTTCGTCTGTTACCACCTTTGCAGATCTTCCCCGCAAATATGGCTCAACAGCTTCATGAATCGCTTCTTTCGTTTGTTCTTCCTTATCGTAATCAGTCAGATCTACAGCAATCAAAACATTGCTGCCATACGTAACAGATCTGACGTCTTCAACATTCGGAACAGATGCTGCAACGTCGCCGATTTTTTCAGCAAGCTCACCTTCATAAGCCTGATAATAGGAATTTTTAGCTTGTCGCGTATTATCATCGAGATGCCCGTGATAATTTGCATCACTATGGCTAAAACGATTATCTTTCATGAAAAAGCTGCGATCTCTGTCCGCAATAGGAATAGTAGGGTTTCCGGTATTTTCGTTCCGGACTCTTCTGGCATTATTGTTTACTTGGTTATGGCGATTGTTTTCCCCCTCGCCTCCAAGCGTATGATAGATCATTTCTGTCAGAGGCCCATCATTATCGGTACCATCTTCCACCCGGGCATTGCCGCCGCGGTTTCCGTGATTCTCATTCGAGTAATATCCCATGGGCTGACCAATTTCATTGTTCCGTTCAACACCTGCATCTTCGTTCGTTCCGCATCCTGTCATTCCCATTGATAAAATAGCAGCCATCGGCACTGCAAGCAGTTTCTTGTGCAAGCGAAAAACCCCCCTCGCTAATATTACAAGCCCTGAGCATTTCTGCTCTTATTTAGCTTGTGAGCGAAGAGGGGCTTTCATTCTGTCCATTTACGTCCAATTTTTTAATGGGCATTATTAGTTTTTGTCATTGGCAGCATATTTAAGAGCTTTAATAAAACGCTGTCTTTCAGCAAACTGGCCTACAGTTAAGTCCAGAACAGGACGAATTTTCACAGAATCAAGATATGATCTATCCCTTATTACACGATTCCATTCCCTGAATATATCAGTAGGAAATGCCAAGGCATGAAGAAAACCCTTTTCTTCAAGATTGGATTTTAAGGTGGGGTATTTTCTCAAATCTTCAAAGGACCAATTCATATAAGGAAGGATGCGATTTGCATACTGCAGATAATCAGAATGAGGAGACCCTATTGCTACCAGGTCAAAATCGAGCAAATATAAAGATTGATCTTTTGCTCTGAGAAAATTATGATGTGCTACATCACCGTGCAGAATTACCTGCTTCCCTGACTGAAATAGCCAGGCTTCGTCTTCCATGCCTTTTAAGGACCAATCTGCCCAGGCTAATAGCTCATTAATAATTTCTTTTTGGACAAAATACCTTACTACAGGGAGATTATTAAGGAAAAGGGTTGCTCTTTCTCTCCACTTATCCGCCTGCCTATATGCCGGTACAACCGTTTGATAGCGGCTGACGAGCTTCTCTGTAGTATCGTGGAATTTCTTCAGCAGCTCCAGCCCTTCTAAACGATCTGTCTTCAGGTAATAAGTAAAAACTTCTTTCGAAGGCGGTAAATACTCCAAGCAGCCGTAATAAGTCCTGTCAAAAAACAAAGGCGGTTCCTTGGCAACTTCGTAAAAAATATATGTTTTTGAAAATCCTTCCTTCATTAATGAAGAGGTGAATGCTTCCTGTAGCTTTAGACGGTGATAGGATGAAAACCCTTTAAGTATAAAGGATCTTTCCTGTGTCCTCAGTAAATAAACCTTCTTTCTGATTGGCTTTAATTCTTCAATTTTAAATGGCAGCTGATCCTGCAAATAGGAGAGGAGACGATTTTGAACTAAATCGTCTCCTCCATTATTAACCGTCGTATTCACTGCTTTCGTCTATGTTTCTTGGCATTCCGAAAGCCGCTCCGTCCATTGGGCCAAAACCCTGACCGAAACCAGGTCCCGGGCCATAGCCGAATCCCGGACCATACCCCTGCCCTGGACCAAATCCTGGTCCAGGTCCGAAGCCTCCAGGAGCAAATTGCGGTCCTCCACAGCCGCAATCATTGGAAGCTCCCATCACCGAGCCAGGCATCAATGGCTTTTGAGACATGCCTGGGGATTCTTCCATTCCCTGCACCTGTGGCATCTGATGCGGCATTTGCATTCCCATGTCTTCTGCCCCCATCACACCCGGTGGCATTTGGTGCGGCATCTGCGGCATCATTGCTCCCTGCACCTGCGGCATTTGGTGCGGCATCTGCGGCATCATTGCTCCCTGCACCTGCGGCATTTGGTGCGGCATCTGCGGCATCATTGCTCCCTGTACCTGCGGCATCTGGTGCGGCATCTGCGGCATCATCGCTCCCTGTACCTGCGGCATTTGGTGAGGCATCTGCGGCATCATTGCTCCCTGCACCTGTGGCATCTGGTGCGGCATCTGCGGCATCATCGCTCCCTGTACCTGCGGCATTTGATGCGGCATCTGCTGTCCCATATCTTCTGCGCCCATCACACCTGATGGCATTTGAGCCATTGGCATAAACGGCGAAGATTCATCATAATCCGGACTTTCCACTCCGGCCATCATACCCATATGAGGCATTTGATGCTCTGGCATCATCGCTCCCTGTACCTGTGGCATTTGATGCGGCATTTGCGGCATCATTGCTCCCTGTACCTGTGGCATCTGGTGCGGCATCTGCGGCATCATTGCTCCCTGTACCTGTGGCATTTGGTGCGGCATCTGCGGCATCATCGCTCCCTGTACCTGTGGCATCTGATGCGGCATCTGCGGCATCATCGCTCCCTGCACCTGTGGCATCTGGTGCGGCATCTGCGGCATCATCGCTCCCTGTACCTGTGGCATCTGATGCGGCATCTGCGGCATCATCGCTCCCTGCACCTGTGGCATCTGGTGCGGCATCTGCGGCATCATCGCTCCCTGCACTTGAGGGAATGGCATTTGCGGGTAACATGGATTATAAGGAAACATCGGCTGATATTGACCTCCTTGATGTGTATAAAGAGATGATTCGCTTTCCGGCGATTCAGGGCTTTCTTGATTTGAAGACGGCTTTACCTGCGGAAGGATATTAACTGGTTTAGGCGGAAGCTGAGGCTGCGGCTTAGATTCTGAAATTGGCAATGGCTTTTGCTGTGGTTTTGTTTCTGCAGGCTTCACTGGTTTTTCCTTTGCTTTAACTTCTTTCACAGGCAGAGGTTTCTGCTGCTGCGGCTTAACCTCTTTTGCCGGCAGCGGCTTTTGCTGCGGTGCCGGCTGCTGAATATTCATCATGTAATAATTATTTATATCAATTTCCGGCATAATAGGTGTTGGCATTTTGGGCTTATAAGGTTTTTTTGGAACTTCCTTCGGGGCCTCTGCTTTTGGTGCAGTCTTAGGCACTTCTTTCGGAATTTCAACCTTCGGTGCCGTTACTTTTGGCATTTCCTTTTTTGGTGCTTCAGCTTTCGGCATGGTAATAGGTTTCTCTTTGGCAAAAGGCTGTTCTGCTTTTGGCATTTCCTTTTTGGCACCCAAATTTATTTTTGCTTCCGGTTTTCCTCCAATAGGA
It encodes the following:
- a CDS encoding Na+/H+ antiporter subunit A, with amino-acid sequence MSWLHIMVLIPFLFAIIVPLIYRVFTPRIHTGWFVLSVPSVIFLYLLRYIPVISKGETIFISVPWIPSYGINYTTYIDGLSLVFGLVITGIGSLVVLYSIYYMSKLKESLHNFYVYLLLFMGAMLGLVFSDNILVLYVYWELTSISSFLLIAYWYQREKSRYGAQKSMNITIFGGLAMLAGFIMLSMMTETYSIREIIHQTDSIYDHSLFLPAMILLLLGAFTKSAQFPFSIWLPDAMEAPTPISAYLHSATMVKAGIYLVARMTPIFGGSAEWFWLVTSAGLVTLLYGSLNAVKQTDLKALLAYSTISQLGLIMSLLGMGSASLYYGTGDEASMYAVAVLAAIFHLINHSTFKGSLFMVVGIIDHETGTRDIRRLGGLMHLMPISFTLAIIGGFSMAGLPPFNGFLSKEMFFTAVLNASDMSIFSMESLGVIFPVIAWAASVFTFIYCMILIFKTFTGKYKPKKLEKAAHEAPVGMLVPPVILSSLVIIIFFFPNVLSKYILKPAMGAVLPAYSQPGEIEIKISAWHGWNTELFMTMGVVAAGALLYLYLKKWIGIYSTYPYSMTFNNFYNQGLGKMEDMSLSLTKSYMTGFIRDYFVYIFTFLIIIVGGCILFLDGAAFDASNNGPVSIYEGVLIISMLTAALTVLFSKSRLTAIVAVGALGYLVSLFFVIFRAPDLALTQLVVETVTTALFLLCFYHLPELRREAVRVKFRMTNLVISLGVGAIVAILALSANGTRLFEPIAYYYENSYELAGARNIVNAILVDFRGIDTMLEIFVLGIASLGVYTLVKLRISGRDRSERTK
- a CDS encoding universal stress protein, producing the protein MKKLKGRMDESILVCVYYGPNGEKLIRRGCQIASMLDCPLYILTIDPKPFDEMDAEKSHYITRWKQLAEHFSADAFILKDNDKRPVSKVITEVAREKGITQIILGQTAQSRWEQIAKGSIINTLLREIPFVDLHIISVSRYLKDQEGQFEKGVRAYLVKDGSNYRVTFKHTKDAEYEGIFFKDQGTDFNNGVFKFMKDQKTLQVIVTEDIISDLTNVDLDDSLNDDDE
- a CDS encoding tyrosine-type recombinase/integrase; protein product: MEYVDPIKDIKSIYKIKEILKRQSQRDLLLFVLGINTGIRVSDLLSLRISDVSDGKEIKEFIYIDDLNNCAESKNSNEQKAYYLNNSVKKELKKYFSQHDFTECDFLFKSKKNNQPITRQQAYRIINSAAKEAGIEGKIGTHTLRKTFGYHAYRKGIAISIIMSIYNHHSSAETLRYLGIERGQKQLIKVDVNL
- a CDS encoding intercompartmental signaling factor BofC encodes the protein MRTIWCLLIAGAASFYLFFHPDAFNFLSNSTSIYAKAAEERIEGPLKMEVILEREYLDGEVSQETIEETIWTLEDFWAKYDQWQLVDMDIDYMVFRRKVDDISPLLKANGYFGVTEDGTLTIFNGKPQNTNIIQSFFQIDLGKLESAKCEELKKGIPIVSKDRYVKVLETFKSYSAGEKQAN
- a CDS encoding YhcN/YlaJ family sporulation lipoprotein produces the protein MHKKLLAVPMAAILSMGMTGCGTNEDAGVERNNEIGQPMGYYSNENHGNRGGNARVEDGTDNDGPLTEMIYHTLGGEGENNRHNQVNNNARRVRNENTGNPTIPIADRDRSFFMKDNRFSHSDANYHGHLDDNTRQAKNSYYQAYEGELAEKIGDVAASVPNVEDVRSVTYGSNVLIAVDLTDYDKEEQTKEAIHEAVEPYLRGRSAKVVTDEGTFSRLRNIDNNLRDGGPREQIDWDLKNLFRREK
- a CDS encoding phosphotransferase — protein: MNTTVNNGGDDLVQNRLLSYLQDQLPFKIEELKPIRKKVYLLRTQERSFILKGFSSYHRLKLQEAFTSSLMKEGFSKTYIFYEVAKEPPLFFDRTYYGCLEYLPPSKEVFTYYLKTDRLEGLELLKKFHDTTEKLVSRYQTVVPAYRQADKWRERATLFLNNLPVVRYFVQKEIINELLAWADWSLKGMEDEAWLFQSGKQVILHGDVAHHNFLRAKDQSLYLLDFDLVAIGSPHSDYLQYANRILPYMNWSFEDLRKYPTLKSNLEEKGFLHALAFPTDIFREWNRVIRDRSYLDSVKIRPVLDLTVGQFAERQRFIKALKYAANDKN
- the safA gene encoding SafA/ExsA family spore coat assembly protein yields the protein MKIHIVQKGDTLWKIAKKYGVNFEELKKMNTQLSNPDMIMPGMKIKVPASGGSIKKEAPIGGKPEAKINLGAKKEMPKAEQPFAKEKPITMPKAEAPKKEMPKVTAPKVEIPKEVPKTAPKAEAPKEVPKKPYKPKMPTPIMPEIDINNYYMMNIQQPAPQQKPLPAKEVKPQQQKPLPVKEVKAKEKPVKPAETKPQQKPLPISESKPQPQLPPKPVNILPQVKPSSNQESPESPESESSLYTHQGGQYQPMFPYNPCYPQMPFPQVQGAMMPQMPHQMPQVQGAMMPQMPHQMPQVQGAMMPQMPHQMPQVQGAMMPQMPHQMPQVQGAMMPQMPHQMPQVQGAMMPQMPHQMPQVQGAMMPQMPHQMPQVQGAMMPEHQMPHMGMMAGVESPDYDESSPFMPMAQMPSGVMGAEDMGQQMPHQMPQVQGAMMPQMPHQMPQVQGAMMPQMPHQMPQVQGAMMPQMPHQMPQVQGAMMPQMPHQMPQVQGAMMPQMPHQMPQVQGAMMPQMPHQMPPGVMGAEDMGMQMPHQMPQVQGMEESPGMSQKPLMPGSVMGASNDCGCGGPQFAPGGFGPGPGFGPGQGYGPGFGYGPGPGFGQGFGPMDGAAFGMPRNIDESSEYDG